The Camelus dromedarius isolate mCamDro1 chromosome 8, mCamDro1.pat, whole genome shotgun sequence genome includes a window with the following:
- the LOC135321888 gene encoding disintegrin and metalloproteinase domain-containing protein 20-like, which translates to MLTNRKKARSKQTTVKMSLNRGTKLAESQVTRRTALSLLGFWAMLAPVQCSQGHPSWRYISSEVVIPRKELHHGKGVQVPGWLSYSLYFGGQRHVMHTKSKNIFWPGQLLLLTQDEQGALQMDFPFIPSDCYHLGYVEGIPFSVVTVDTCYGGLEGIMKLDDLAYEIKPLRYSKTFEHVVSQIVADADTMGPVHSLKDRQNGDALFPEAVIKHGPASFDPPLYRTCNMHDILFVGYLGRHHLMVSILAARYTGRSFGLYFDSEDCTCMRRTVCIMSPYAALTDAFSDCSIIHWRNIVKTQGHCIFDTVWKTFNASLINVRCGNSVVEGSERCDCGSLKQCYSNTCCNTDCSLKRGSVCDKEMCCTNCTYATPGTLCRPIQNICDLPEYCPGGTYLCPQNFYLQDGTPCTEEGYCYHGNCTDRTMHCQEIFGRHAVNADDSCYTINTKATRFGHCSRRAPLMTFNPCQNADIKCGRLQCGNVTHLPRLPDHASFHQSKISQVWCWGLDTHIATGINDVGHVRNGTPCAPGKFCENNFCNASIAAITYDCNPEKCSFRGICNNRRNCHCHVGWDPPYCADKGAGGSQDSGSPPRMMRSVKQSQESVVYLRVVFGRIYAFIAALLLGVATNVKVIKTSTVHEATTGAK; encoded by the exons ATGCTGACCAACAGGAAGAAAGCAAGGAGTAAACAGACTACCGTGAAG ATGTCCCTCAACAGGGGCACAAAGCTGGCAGAGAGCCAGGTCACTCGGAGGACAGCCCTCTCGCTGCTTGGATTCTGGGCCATGCTGGCTCCAGTCCAGTGTTCTCAAGGCCATCCCTCATGGCGCTACATCTCCTCGGAGGTGGTGATACCCAGGAAGGAGCTCCACCACGGCAAGGGCGTTCAGGTGCCAGGATGGCTCTCCTACAGCCTGTACTTCGGGGGCCAGAGGCACGTTATGCACACGAAGAGCAAAAACATCTTTTGGCCTGgacagctgctgctgctgactcAGGACGAGCAAGGCGCCTTGCAGATGGACTTCCCCTTCATCCCTTCAGACTGTTACCACCTCGGCTACGTGGAGGGGATTCCTTTCTCCGTGGTCACTGTGGACACGTGCTATGGGGGTCTTGAAGGTATTATGAAGCTGGATGACCTTGCCTATGAAATAAAACCCCTCAGGTATTCTAAAACGTTTGAACATGTGGTTTCTCAGATAGTGGCAGACGCCGACACAATGGGACCTGTGCATAGCCTGAAAGACAGGCAGAATGGGGACGCCCTGTTCCCTGAAGCTG TGATTAAACATGGACCCGCGTCCTTTGACCCACCACTGTATCGTACATGCAATATGCATGACATACTCTTTGTTGGTTACCTAGGCAGACATCACTTAATGGTAAGTATCTTAGCAGCCCGGTACACTGGGAGAAGTTTTGGTCTGTATTTTGATTCTGAAGATTGCACTTGCATGAGAAGGACCGTCTGCATTATGTCACCCTACGCTGCTTTGACAGACGCCTTCAGTGACTGCTCCATCATACACTGGCGGAACATAGTGAAAACTCAAGGCCATTGTATATTTGACACGGTTTGGAAGACATTTAATGCAAGCCTGATAAATGTACGTTGTGGAAACTCTGTAGTGGAGGGTTCAGAGAGATGTGACTGTGGCTCCTTAAAGCAGTGTTATAGCAACACATGCTGTAACACTGACTGTTCCCTTAAGAGAGGATCTGTTTGTGATAAAGAAATGTGCTGTACAAACTGTACGTACGCTACGCCTGGAACGCTGTGCAGACCAATCCAAAATATATGTGACCTCCCCGAGTACTGCCCTGGGGGTACTTACCTATGCCCCCAGAACTTTTATCTGCAAGATGGAACCCCCTGTACCGAGGAGGGCTACTGCTATCATGGAAACTGCACTGACCGCACCATGCACTGCCAAGAGATCTTTGGAAGACACGCTGTGAATGCCGACGACAGCTGCTATACAATAAATACAAAGGCCACTCGATTTGGACACTGTTCAAGAAGAGCTCCTCTAATGACTTTTAACCCTTGTCAGAATGCAGACATAAAGTGTGGAAGGCTGCAGTGCGGCAACGTCACACACCTTCCCCGGCTGCCAGACCACGCCTCGTTCCATCAGTCAAAGATCTCACAGGTGTGGTGCTGGGGATTAGACACACACATAGCAACAGGGATAAATGATGTTGGTCATGTGAGAAACGGTACCCCCTGTGCCCCTGGGAAGTTCTGTGAGAATAACTTCTGCAATGCTTCTATAGCTGCGATAACATATGACTGTAACCCTGAGAAATGCAGTTTTAGAGGAATTTGCAACAACAGAAGGAATTGCCATTGCCATGTAGGCTGGGACCCTCCATATTGTGCAGATAAAGGTGCTGGAGGGAGCCAAGACAGCGGATCCCCACCAAGAATGATGCGGTCAGTAAAACAAAGCCAAGAATCAGTGGTATATTTGAGAGTGGTCTTCGGTCGCATCTATGCCTTCATAGCTGCTCTCCTCTTGGGCGTAGCCACAAATGTAAAAGTTATCAAGACCTCCACAGTGCATGAAGCGACAACAGgtgcaaaataa